The DNA segment ATGATTGACGCTGACGCCACTTTGCGTGACGAGGCCCAGCGACTAATCGAACTTGCCTTGGCAGAGGATGTGGGCGACGGGGACATCACCACCACCAGCACCGTACCCCGCGACCTTCGCGGGCAGGCGACGATCATTGCCAAGGCGGAGGGTGTGGTCGCCGGGCAGTTCGTCGCCGAGATGACCTTCGCACACGTGGATGCGCAGGTCAAGTACTGCGCACTGGTTGCCGATGGTTCCCCGGTGACAAAGGGCACAACCGTGGCGCTCATCGAAGGCCCGGTGGCCAGTATCTTGGTCGGCGAGCGGACGGCACTCAACTTCCTCGGGCGGCTCTCGGGTATCGCCACCTTAACCGCCCGCTTTGTGCAGCAGGTGGCGGGGAGCAACGCGCGTATCCTTGACACGCGCAAGACTACCCCTGGCCTGCGCGCTTTGGAGAAGTACGCCGTCCGCTGCGGGGGCGGGCACAATCACCGCTTCGGCCTGTTCGATATGTTCCTCATCAAGGAAAACCACATTCGTGCCTGTGGCTCGCTGAGCGAGGCGGTTCGCCGCTGCATGCAGACCCGCAAGGACCGGCCGGTCAAGATTGAGGTCGAGGCGACGACGCGCGACGAAGTGCTGGAGGCATTGGCTGCCGGCGTGGATCGCATCATGCTGGACAACATGTCCCTGGCGATGATCGCCGAATGCGTGCGGCTGGTCGCTGGCAAAG comes from the Calditrichota bacterium genome and includes:
- the nadC gene encoding carboxylating nicotinate-nucleotide diphosphorylase, with the translated sequence MIDADATLRDEAQRLIELALAEDVGDGDITTTSTVPRDLRGQATIIAKAEGVVAGQFVAEMTFAHVDAQVKYCALVADGSPVTKGTTVALIEGPVASILVGERTALNFLGRLSGIATLTARFVQQVAGSNARILDTRKTTPGLRALEKYAVRCGGGHNHRFGLFDMFLIKENHIRACGSLSEAVRRCMQTRKDRPVKIEVEATTRDEVLEALAAGVDRIMLDNMSLAMIAECVRLVAGKVELEVSGNVSLDNVAAIAQTGVDLISVGALTHSAPVLDLSLQLRTLGPA